A window from Theropithecus gelada isolate Dixy chromosome 1, Tgel_1.0, whole genome shotgun sequence encodes these proteins:
- the LOC112614443 gene encoding olfactory receptor 10K2 — protein MERVNETVVREFIFLSFSSVARLQQLLFVIFLLLYLFTLGINAIIISTILLDRALHIPMYFFLAILSCSEICYTFVIVPKMLVDLLAQRKTISFLGCAIQMFSFLFLGCSHSFLLAVMGYDRYVAICNPLRYSVLMGHGMCMGLVAAACACGFTVAQIITSLVFHLPFYSSNQLHHFFCDISPVLRLASHHNHFSQIVIFMLCTLVLAIPLLLILVSYVHIISAILQFPSTLGRYKAYSTCVSHLIIVTVHYGCASFIYLRPQSNYSSSQDALISVSYTIITPLFNPMIYSLRNKEFKSALCRIVRRTISLS, from the coding sequence ATGGAGCGGGTCAACGAGACTGTGGTGAGAGAGTTCATCTTCCTCAGCTTCTCATCCGTggccaggctgcagcagctgcttTTTGTTATCTTCCTGCTCCTCTACCTGTTCACTCTGGGCATCAATGCAATCATCATTTCCACCATCTTGCTGGACAGAGCCCTTCATATCCCCATGTACTTCTTCCTTGCCATCCTCTCCTGCTCTGAGATTTGCTACACCTTCGTCATTGTACCCAAGATGCTGGTTGACCTGCTGGCCCAGAGGAAGACCATTTCTTTCCTGGGCTGTGCCatccaaatgttttctttcctcttccttggcTGCTCTCACTCCTTCCTGCTGGCAGTCATGGGTTATGATCGTTATGTGGCCATCTGTAACCCACTGCGCTACTCAGTGCTCATGGGACATGGGATGTGTATGGGACTAGTGGCTGCTGCCTGTGCCTGTGGCTTCACTGTTGCACAGATCATCACATCCTTGGTATTTCACCTGCCCTTTTATTCCTCCAATCAACTACATCACTTCTTCTGCGACATCTCTCCTGTCCTCAGGCTGGCATCTCACCATAACCACTTTAGTCAGATTGTCATCTTCATGCTGTGTACGTTGGTCCTGGCTATCCCCTTATTGTTGATCTTGGTGTCCTATGTTCACATCATCTCTGCCATACTTCAGTTTCCTTCCACGTTGGGTAGGTATAAAGCTTATTCTACCTGTGTATCTCACCTCATTATTGTCACTGTCCACTATGGCTGTGCCTCCTTTATCTACTTAAGGCCTCAGTCCAACTACTCCTCAAGCCAGGATGCTCTAATATCAGTATCCTACACTATTATAACTCCATTGTTCAACCCAATGATTTATAGCTTGAGAAATAAAGAGTTCAAATCAGCTCTTTGTAGAATTGTGAGAAGAACAATTTCCCTGTCATAA